Part of the Solwaraspora sp. WMMA2065 genome is shown below.
TGCCGAGACCGAGGTACGGCAGCTCAGCGCGGTGCTGCCCGGCTCCCGCACGCTCACCGGGGCCGCTGCCACCGCCGACGCGGTAACCGGGGCACTCAACGGCGCGCGACTGGCCCACATCGCCGCGCACGGGCGGTTCCGGGCGGACAACCCGCTGTTCTCCACACTGGAGCTGGCAGACGGACCATTGACCGCGTACGAACTGGAGCGGATCATCAGTCCGCCCGGTTGCGTGGTGTTGTCGGCCTGTGATTCCGGGCTGGCCGGGGTCCGCCCCGGCGACGAGGTGATGGGCTTCACCGCGGTGCTGCTGGCGCTGGGCGCCCGCTGTCTGATCGCGACGGTGCTGCCGGTGCCGGGCGAGCTGACCACCGTGCTAATGCTGGAGTTGCACCGCGAGATGCTGGCCGGGCATGCTCCGGCGGTGGCGCTGGCCCGGGCACAGCGGGCGTTCGCCGCGGACCCGGACGGTGCGGTCGGGGCCCGGCATGCGACGGCCGCCGCGTTCGTCTGCTTCGGCGCCGGTTGAGCCCAGGTGCCGTCGGCCGCTCCGCCGTTGGCGTTGTCGAGGGGCCGCAGAATTCGCCTGCCACCGTACCGGACCTCCGGTTAGCTGACGAGCGACGACGCTGGCCGACCCCGCCGGGCCCGCTGTCACCACCCTGGAAGCAATAGCCCGGGCGGGCGAGGTCGGTGAGCTGTCCGTGGTCGATCTGAACTACCCGTTCACTGCGGGAGTCGGTCTGTCCGAGGTGAAGGACGCGCTTGCCGAGGCCGGCCTGGCCGCCATCGGCATCACGCCGGAGATCTACCTGCGCAGGTTCAGCAAGGGCGCCTTCACCAACCCGGACCCGGCGGTACGGTCCACCGCGCTCGACCTCATGCACGAGGCGGCCGGAGTCGTCCGCGAGCTCGGCGCCGACTACGTCAAGATCTGGCCTGGTCAGGACGGCTGGGACTACCCGTTCCAGGTGGACCACCGGCAGCTCTGGGCACTGGCCGTCGACGGCATGCGCGAGCTCGCTGGCGCTCATCCCGACCTGAAGTTCGCCATCGAGTACAAGCCACGCGAGCCCCGGGTGCACATGACCTGGGACTCCGCCGCCCGTTCGCTGCTGGGCATCCAGCAGATCGGCTTGGACAACGTCGGGGTCCTGCTCGACTTCGGTCACTCACTGTACGGCGGAGAATCGCCCGCCGACGCCGCTCAGCTGCTCATCGACCACGGCCGGCTCTACGGGATGGACGTCAACGACAACCTCCGCGGCTGGGACGACGACCTGGTGGTCGGCACCGTTCACCTCACCGAGATCTTCGAGTTCTTCTACACCCTGCGGGTGAACAACTGGGAAGGCGTCTGGCAGCTCGACCAGTTCCCATTCCGGGAGGACAGCGTCGCGGCGGCCCGGCTGTCCATCCGCTTCCTCAAAGCGGTGCACCGAGGTCTGGACCTGCTCGACATTCAGGCACTACGCGAGGCGCAGCACCGCCAGGACGCACTCACCGCGCAACGCCTGGTGCAGGACGCCCTGTTGCGATCGATGGCGGTAGACCGATGAACGCGGCACCGGTCGCTGCCCCCGACAACTCGGCGCTGCCGGTTCTCGGTCGGATCGGCCCCGGGGCCGGCCGGGAAGCGATCATCGCGCACATCCGGGAAGGCGCCCGGCTCATCCGGCGACGCGACATCAGCATGATCAACGCGGCCGGGCTGGGGCATGTCGGTGGCGAGTTCAGTGTCATCGACATCCTGGCCACCCTCTATCTGCACGTGCTGGAGATCTCCGCAGACCGACTGGATGATCCCGAGCGAGATCGGCTCATCCTGTCCAAGGGTCACGCGGCCGGCGCACTCTACGCCACGCTGGCCGCCGCCGGTCTGCTCGACCCTGTCGCCCTGGACACGTTCCTGCAGCCGCTGTCGAAGCTCAACGGACATCCCGACCGGACCAAGGTCCGCGGTGTCGAGGCCAACACCGGCCCGCTCGGGCACGGTCTGCCGATCGCGGTCGGCACCGCCCTGGCCGGCAAGCTCGACGGTTCCCGTCGACGCACCTTCGTCGTCCTCGGCGACGGCGAGTTGCAGGAAGGCTCCAACTGGGAGGCGATGATGGCCGCCGCACACCACCGGTTGGAGCGCCTCACCGCGATTGTCGACCGCAACCGGCTGCAGCAGGGTGCCCGGGTCGCCGACACCAACGAGCTGGAGCCGCTCGCGGACAAGATCCGTGCGTTCGGTTGGCAGCCGGTCGAGGTAGACGGACACGACCACGGCGCGCTGCTCGACGTGCTCACCCGCGCCCCGGCCGACGGCAAACCCACGTTCGTGATCGCCCACACGGTGAAGGGCCATCCGATCACCTTTATGAGCGACGAGGTCGCCTGGCACCACAAGGTCCCCGACGCCGACCAGGTTGCCACCGCCCTCGCTGAGTTGGAGACAGAGTGAGCGCCTTGACGACCGATCAGGTCCTGCACGACTGCCGCGACGCCTACGCGGCGACCCTCGTCGAGCTCGCAGCAACCGATCCACGGATCGTCGCGGTGGTCAACGACTCGGTGGGTTCCAGCAAGCTGAGCGAGTTCGGCAGCAGATTTCCTGACCGGCTGATCAACGTCGGCATCGCCGAGCAGGACATGGTGGGCGTTGCCGCCGGCCTGGCCAACGGCGGGAAGATACCATTCGTCTCGGCCGCCTCGTGCTTCCTCACCGCCCGCGCGCTCGAGCAGATCAAGGTCGACGCCGCGTACTCCAACCACAACCTGAACCTGTGCGGGATGAGCCCGGGCATGGCGTACGGCGAACTGGGACCCACCCACCACTCGATCGAGGACCTGGCCTGGCTCCGTGCCATACCCAATCTCACGGTCATCGTGCCCAGCGACCCCGCCGAGACCGGACAGGCGGTCCGCTGGGCGGCCGGACATCCCGGGCCGGTCTTCATCCGGGTCAGTCGGATGGGAGTCGCTGCGGTCAACGCCGAGAACTACCGCTTCGTGGCCGGGCAGGCGGTCCGGCTCCGCGAAGGAACCGACGTCACGATCATCGCCAACGGAACCGTCGTGTCCGCGGCGATGGAGGCCGCCGGCCTGCTGAGTCGGCTTGACATCGAGGCTCGGGTGCTGTCGATGCCGACCGTCAAGCCGCTCGACGTCGACGCCGTCGTCGCGGCGGCACGGGACACCGGCGCGATCGTCACCGTCGAAGAGGCGCTGACCACGGGTGGCCTGGGCGGAGCGGTCGCGGAGACCGTTGTGCAGCACCATCCGGTTCCGGTCAGGTTCGTCGGCGTCCCCGGCGTGTTCGCGCCCACCGGTTCGGCCCGGTGGCTGCTGGAGCACTTCGGGATCTCTCCCGCCGGCATCGTCGACGCGGCCCACCGGGCGCTTCGACGCTGACCCGCACGGGGTTCCGAGTGTTCTGCGCGTGCGTCTGCCGACCGGAAGGCGGGCGCTACGATCGGCAGGGATCGGCCAACCGGCCCTCGGGCAAGTGCCAGAGGGTAGCCACCAAGCCGCAGCTGAGGAGGATGTCGTCGGCACGAAACCACGAGCGGCATACAGCGACGACCAGGTTCGGCTTGTCGCGAAGGTCGCCCGCATGTACCACGAACGAAACATGCGGCAGACCAGCATCGCCGATGAGTTGCACATATCGCAGGCACGTGTGTCCAGGCTGCTCAAACGAGCCACTGAGATTGGCATCGTCCGGACGATCGTGTCGCTGCCGGCCGGTGTCCACACCGACTTGGAGGAGGCTGTCGAGCAGCAGTACGACCTGCATGAGGCCGTGGTGGTCGATGCCTCGAGTGTGGATGACCTGCTCCCAGCTCTGGGCGCGGCGGCAGCCGACTACCTGGAGACCACCCTCACCGGCGGTGACCGGGTCGGCATCTCCTCGTGGAGCGCGACTCTGCTGGCCGCTGTCGAACGGATGCGTCCGTCCCGCGCCCGCGTCGTTGATCAGGTCGTCCAGATCGTCGGTGGCGTCGGGAATCCTCGCGTGCAGGTACGCGCAAACCTGCTGATGAGCCGATTCGCGGCGATGACCGGAGCCGAGCCACTTTTCATGCCGGCGCCGGCGATGCTCGGCACCGAGGCTGCTCGCGAGGCGTTGTTGCGGGATCCCACTGTCGCGGAAGTGCTGCAGACCTGGCCGAAGCTGACGATGGCACTGGTCGGCATCGGCAGCCTCGAGCCCTCGCCACTGCTACTCGAGAGCGGCAACGCCCTCGCGGAGCCTGACCAGGCGGCCCTACGCGCCGGCGGTGCCGTAGGGGATGTCTGTCTGCGGTTCTACGACGCCGTAGGTCAGGCCGTGCACACCCCGCTCAGCGACCGAATCCTTGGCATCAGTCCCACAGAGTTGCAGACGATTCCCCGGAGAGTCGCCGTCGCTGGCGGGAGGAACAAGCTCGCCGCCATCCGCGGCGCGCTGCTCGGCAAGCACGTCAATGTGCTCATCACCGACCTCACGGTCGCCCAGCTTCTGGTTGACACCCCAGATCGACCTACTTCCCGGTAGCTCATTCGATTTTGTTTCGCCGAGGCCAGCGAAACTGGTAAGTCTGGCAGGTCGACAAGATTGCCTACCGCCGCAGTCAACCGATGTCGCACCCTCGTCGAGCGGGTATTCATAACCGACTTTCCTTGCAGCGCCCGACCCCTACTGGCATGATGAGGTGTGGACAACACGCGCCGGGAGCCCAGAAGCGCTGATGTTCCGTGGCCGAGGGCAACGGCGACGGACGCACCCGTCCCTCGACGACGTAGCTGAGGGCAAAGGCCAGCAGTAGCACGCCGGCCACCCGGCGAAAAGCAGGCCCACGCCCTCAGCTACGCCCATCGCGGCGTCGCGCGGTCACCGCAACGACGCTCGCTGTCGCATGCGCAGCGCCCACTGGAAAGCGTCAGCCCGGCCGAGCACCCACAAACACCGACGCCAATCAAGGCGAAACAGCGCGCCCAACGGGCATAGAGTAGATATTCAGTGACGACTACCCTTGCAGTCGCGATTCACATCTGCGACGATGAATGTATATATGGCTTTCGGGAGACCGGGGACGCTGCTCGTTCTGTGGCCGAGGGCAACGGCCGCGGAGACTTTCGTCCTTCATACCCGCAGCTGGGGCGACAGCCGGCGAGATGTCCATTCACATTCTGGCAGCAATGCGCTCAGCTCAGGTCCAGCTGCGCTGTTCGCCGCCCGTTCTCCTGATTAGGGTGGCAGAGAGGAAGCCCGATGAGGCTTGCCCACCACAAGAGAACTCGACTGTCCGGACTCCGACGTAGCGCGCTGGCCGCGACCGCGCTCGTCGTGGCTTCCACCGCGACAGTCGCCGTCGCCACTCAAGCCAGCGCCGCAGCCGGTTGCCGGGTCAACTACAACATCACCAGCCAGTGGTCCGGCGGCTTCGGCGCGACCATCGACATCACCAACCTCGGCGACCCGATCTCCGGCTGGACACTCCAGTTCACCTTCCCCGCAGGCCAGACAATCACTCAGCTCTGGAACGGCTCGGTCAGCCAGTCCGGCAGCAACGTGACCGTCAGAAACGCCTCGTACAACGGCAACATTCCCACCAACGGCACCGTCAGCCCAGGGTTCAACGGAGCCTGGACCAACAACAACCCGAAACCCACCTCGTTCACCCTGAACGGCACCGTCTGCACCGGCTCCACCACCCCCACCACCGCACCACCCACCACCGCACCACCCACCACCGCACCACCCACCACCGCACCACCCACCACCGCACCACCCACTCAGACGGTCTTCGCCATCAACGCTGGCGGCAGCGCCTTCACCAGCTCGGACGGCACCGCCTTCGCTGCCGACACCGGCTTCTCCGGCGGCTCCACCTACACCGTCAGCGACTCCATCAACGGCACTACCGACGACGCTCTCTTCCAGAGCGAACGCTACGGCAACCTCAGCTACTCAGCCGCAGTGCCGAACGGCTACTACACCGTCACCCTCTACTTCGCCGAGGTCTACCACACCGCAGCCGGCCTCCGGAGCTTCGACGTCCTCATGGAGGACACCGAACAGGTCAGCGACCTCGACATCTTCGCCCGAGTCGGCGCGGACACCGCCTATACCACCCAGAGCTCCGTGGCAGTCGGCGACGGCACCATCAACATCCAATTCGTATCCAACGTCGAGAACTGAGGTGCCCCGAGGATTCCGGACAGGGAGCCAATAAGGTTACCCTGTAAGGAAAATCGAGGGAAGAAGCGCGATGGCACGCATAAGCTCATACACCCCAGAGTTCCGTGAAGAAGCAGTGCAACTCGTTCTACAGTCGAACAAGCCAGTGTCGCAGGTTGCCCGGGAGATCGACGTTCACCCGGAGACGCTCCGTTCCTGGGTCCGCCAGTACCGGCGGGAAAACAGCGGCGCCCAGGACAGCCCACCGATCGGCGTCGACGAGCGCGCTCGACTGAAGGAACTCGAACGTCGCAACCGGGAACTCGAAATGGAGAACAGCTTCCTGAAAAAAGCCGCGGCGTACTTCGCGAAGGACCCTCGGTAACGAGCTTGTACGAGTTCATCGAGACGATGCGACTCGACACCGCGAAGTACGCCTACCCCGTCGACTTCATGTGCGAACAACTCGGCGTGTCCAGGTCCGGATACTACGAATGGCGAACCCGCCCCGACTCCGCGACCGCCACCCGCCGCGCCCACCTTCGATCGACCATCGAGGAGGTGTTCGCCGCGTCCGACGGCACCTACGGGCATCGACGTGTCCACGCGCAACTGCGGCGCCAGGGCGTGTCCGCCGGGCCGGAACTCGTCCGCCAGCTGATGCGCGAGCTCGGGCTCGTGCCGTGCCAGCCCCGCCCGAGGCGGTGGGGTCTCACCCAGTCGTCGTCCGGCACGGTGCCTGACCTCGTCGGCCGGGAGTTCACCGCCGACGCGCCTGGCGAGAAGCTCGTCGGCGACATCACGTACATCCCGACCGGCGAGGGGTGGCTGTATCTGGCGACCGTCATCGACTGCTGCACGAAGGAAGTCATCGGATACGCGATGGACGACCACTACCAGACGCCGTTGATATCCCGCGCCATCCGTAACGCCGCCCGGAATCGCGAACTCAGGAAGAACGCCATCTTTCATTCGGACCGGGGCAGCAACTACATGTCGGACGACTACGGCAGAACGCTTCGGGATCTGAGGTTGCGGCGATCTGCTGGCCGGACCGGAATTTGTTTCGACAATGCGATGGCGGAATCGTTCTTCGGTGCGCTGAAGAACGAACGCGTGTCGCGTGTGAAGTATCCCACTCGTGAGGCGGCACGCCGGGACGTTACTGCCTACATCGAATTCTGGTACAATCGTCAGCGTCTGCATTCAGCGGTGGGCTACCGACCTCCCCGGGAAGTCCACGCAGAGTTCGAGAACCTTCAAATCGCGGCGTGAAAGAACCGGCCGAACCACTGTCCGGAAAACGCGAGGCCCCTCAAACGCAAAGGTCAACGCCATCAAAGTCGCCCGCGCCAGCAACCCCGGCGACCCAGTGGCCGCCTTCACCATCACCCCGACCAACCCCAAACCGGGCGACACCATCACCGTCGACGCCACCGCATCCTTTGACCTCGACGGCACTATCACTGCCTACCGCACCGACTACGGCAACGGCACCGTCAAGACCGGCGCAGTCACCACCCACCAGTACTCCGCCGCGGGCACCTACACCGTCACCGTCACCGTCACCGACAACGACGGCCGCACCAACTCCCTCGCCAAGTCGGTATCGGTACGAGCCGCGTCCTCGAAGCCGCGGGTCATCAACACGACCGACCTGGGGGCTGACCCGGACGACCTGCAGTCGCTCGTTCGTATGCTGGTGATGGCCAACGAGGTGGACCTGGAAGGCATCATCGGCAGCACCAGTTGCTGGCGGCCGACGCAGAGCTCCTCCAACATGAACAACCTGCTCAATCCCCGACTGAACGCGTACGGCCAGGTACTGTCCAACCTGCAACGGCACGCCGACGGATACCCGAGCCTGTCGTACCTGCAGTCCATCTCGAAGCTGGGTCAGACCGGCTACGGCATGGACGCGGTCGGTTCGGGTAGGGACACCCCCGGCTCGGAGCTGATCATCGCTGCGGTGGACCGGGACGATCCCCGGCCGGTTTGGGTCAACTTCTGGGGTGGCGGCAACACTTTGGCGCAAGCGGTCTGGAAGGTACAGAACACTCGCAGCCAGGCAGAGGTCAACCGGTTCATCAGCAAGCTCCGGGTGTACGACATCCTCGGTCAGGACGATGCTGGCGCGTGGCTGACGAAAAACTACCCGAACCTCGTCTACATCCGCGCAAAGAACCTGGTGTACAGCTGGCAGCCGTCGGACGGTTGGTTGGACTCCAACGTCCAGAACCACGGTCCGCTGGGGGCGCAGTACCCGGACAGGCAGTGGGCGACCGAGGGTGACACCCCGGCGTTCCTGCACCAGATCGCGAACGGGCTGACCGATCCGGACCACGTGGACTGGGGCGGCTTCGGCGGTCGGTTCGGCCCAGCCGAAAGGTCCGCTGTACGTGGTATGTCCTGCAGCGGTCGGCTCGACCACGAGCCGTCGTTCGACCCCTACTACATGTACACCGACGCGTCGGAGGGTGGCAGCTCGATCAACCGGTGGAGCACCGCCATTCACAACGACTTCGCGGCCCGGATGGACTGGAGCATCACCAGCAGCTACTCCGGCGCCAACCACCATCCGATCGCCGTGCTCAACGGTGACACCACCAAGGATGTCCTGGAGATGCCCGCCTCCGCTGGCTCCAGTGTGAACCTCAGCGCAGCCGGCTCCAGCGACCCGGACGGCAACTCGCTGGCGTACACGTGGTCGTACTACGACGAGCCCAGCTCGTACAACGGCAGCGTGTCGATCAGCAACAGCTCTGGCACCTCGGCCACGGTGCAGATCCCGTCGAACGCTGGCGGGCAGAGCATCCACATCATCCTGCAGGTACGTGACAACGGGTCGCCCAACCTGTACTCCTTCCGGCGGATGGTGATCAACGTCCGGTAGGTCGGGTCAGCCGCCGGCCGTGGGGACGGAGCGGCGACCAAGGGGCGCCTCCCAGGCAGGACATTGTTGGACTGCCCGGGAGGCGCCCTGCTTCCTGTGGTCCGACCGGCCAGCACCCCCGCCGCCCATTGATCTGTTTCGTTAGATTGTTCGAAACTTATCGCCGCGACATCCGCGAACTTCGATTGATGTCGCAGCCGTCACCTAGCCGGAAGGGAGAGCCCTGGTGATCATCAGCTCGGGCCGCTCGAAGATCCGTTCGGCGGTCGTCATGCTCTCCACAGCAGCCCTCGCGGTCGCTGGAGCCATGACAGTACTGGCGGGAACCCGCGCCGCCGACGCCGCCGACGGTGCCCTCGCCTTCGCCTCGAATGTCGAGGATGAGGGCGCCGACTGCCTCGTACCCAATCCAGGTTCCTTCAGCCCAGCTCCCGACTTCCAGATCCGGTCCTAAAAATCGACGGTTCGCGGATCACCACCAAGGCCGAGTGGGTATGCCGGCGGGCCGAGATCCGGGAACAGGCCGAACGGTACGTCTACGGTGACAAGCCAGCGAAGCCGGCCACCGTCACCGGCACCATGACCAGTTCCAACATCACGGTGAACGTCTCGCACAACGGCCGCAGCTCCAGCTTCTCGGCCAGCGTCCAACTGCCCAGCGGATCCGGACCCCACCCGGCCGTCATCGTCTACGGCGGTTTCGGCGCGGACACCGCCACCATCCGGTCCGCCGGTGCCGCCGTGATCAGCTTCGACCCGTTCTCCGTCGGCCAGGAAGGCACCGGACGCAGCAACAAGCAGGGTGCCTTCTACAGCATCTACGGCTCGTCCAGCAGCACCGGGCTGCTGATGGCCTGGGCGTGGGGCGTCAGCCGGATCATTGACGTCATCGGATTCCTTCCGTGGATACTCCGGCGTTGCGGCCGGGAGGAAACGGAACTCCTGCGGAGCAGGGCAGGGAAAGCCGATCCGCCGCCGGGGCGGATCGGCGTCCAGGCGCGATCGGATGCGGCAGGCCGTAGTCCGTACCCTCGGGTAGACCGTGCATGTCGACGTGCAGAGGCGATGACCACGAGCCAGCGACGAATCCAACGAAGTACGTGAAATTGGATTCGCCAGCCGGAAGGCAGACACGCTGCTCATAGTCGGACAGATGCCAGGTCGCCTGCGAGGTACCGGCGGCAGGTGCCGCCGATCCCGTGCCGACGGCCGCCGACGCGGTCGATGGACTTATCGCCAAGGTCAGCGCCAAGCCGGTTGCCACTGCGAGCGCCACCTTGACTGAGCGGGTCAATCTCACGATGAGCCTCCTTCGGTGATGCGACCTCGGACGACCTCCAACCCCAGAACCCGGTACACACCCGGTTCGCCGCCCCTCGTGCACGGAGCATCACGTGGATACTCCTCGAACACCACGCACCTCTTGGGTATCCCCTACAACCACACCAGCATCGATGTTGCCGAATCTGTCCACTCGTGCTGAATTGACTCACATCGCCGCAGCGTGGGGGCAACCGCGCTGAGAACGGCCAGCCGGGAGCATCGCAGCGTCGGCAGCGCGGCACCTGGCAGACACCCGTGCCGCACCGCCCGACAGGCTGTCCGTCAGCAACATCCACTCTGGTCTGCCAAGGCATCGGATTCGGCGACGAGGTGAGAAGTAGCCATGGTTCCCCGGGAGAGATTCGCCAGGTGGTACCGAAACCGCTTCGCCTGGGTGGCGGTGATCCTGCTGGCGAGTTCGTTCAGCGTGGTCGTACTGGCCGACTCGGCCGACCCCGACCTGGCACCGGCGGATCTGCGCGGACAGATCATGACCCGGATGCGCGCCACGCTTGAACAGGCGGACCCGGGGCAGCACAACCACGCCGATCACATCGTGCAGGCGGCCGACGGCGACGGACGGGCACCGGCGGTGATCTGCGGGGTCCACGTCTACGGCCACGAGCCGACCGACGTCGACACACTCGCCGACGTACGGACCGTCTACGGCTTCCACCTCTGCGGGGTCGCCGGACCCGACCGCCCCTGGGACGTCGCTCCGAAGCTCGCCGGTCCGGTGATCATGGACCTGTCCACCGAGCCACCCGGTATCCAGGTGGTCGAGGCCACCGCCGAGGTCATGTTCGTCGACCGGCTGCGGCAGATGTTCCCACCGAAGTACGCGGAGCTGGCGATGAAGGAGGCTCTGGCCGAGCCGGAGATGGCCGATCTGCGCCGCCGGTACGACGCCGCAGCCGGACTCTGACCACACCGAACGGAGCGCTGGCGGCGCCGACGGACGTCCCGTGGTGGTCGGGACCAAGGTCCCGGCCACCACGGGTGTTCCGCCTCAGGCGGCGGGACCCGCCAACGCGGGAAGCTGATCTCGTCACAGCGAGATACGAGTCGCGGAGGCGACGATGACCACCACCCAGCACACCAGCCACCGGTCGATCGAACGGCCCCTCGAGCGCGCCGAACTCCCCGGCGCGATGCTGACCACCACCGCCGCCCGGGCCATGGCCGTGCTGCGGATCTCCACCGGGTTCGTCTTCCTCTGGGCGTTCCTCGACAAGACCTTCGGCTTCGGCTTCGCCACCCCGGCCGAGCGGGCCTGGGTCAACGGCGGCTCGCCGACCAAGGGCTTCCTCTCCTCGGTCGAGGTCGGCCCGCTGCAGTCGTTCTTCCACTCGATCGCCGGCACCTGGTGGGCCGACACCCTGTTCATGACCGGCCTCGGCGCCATCGGCATCGCGCTGATCGCCGGTATCGGGCTGCGGGTCGCCGCCGCGTCCGGTGCCCTCATGATGGTGTTCATGTGGCTCGCCGAGTTCCCGCTCGACCGCGTCACCGCCAGCGGGGAACCCGCCCACGCCACCAACCCGCTGGTCGACTACCACATCGTCTACGCGGTCGTCTTGGTCGCCCTCGCCGCCGCCTACGCCGGCCACACCTGGGGTCTCGGCCGACTCTGGGCGAAGCTGCCCTTCGTGCAGCGCAACCGCTGGATGATCTGACCTTCCCCTCCCCCGATCGGTGTGCCGGACCGCTCCCCCGCGGTCCGGCACACCGGCGTCTGACGTGCCGCCGACCCTGTCAGGCCAGCAGACTCTCGCCGATCCAGCCGCCGGGCCCGCAGCCGGGCGGAATCGCGAACACCGCCGACCCGATCGGGGTCACCCACTCGTTGAGCAGGTCGTGGTCGGCAAGCCGCTGCTGGATCGGCAGGAACTGGGCGGTGACGTCCGCCTGGTACGCGGCGAAGATCAACCCGCTGTCCGGCGTACCGTCGGGGCCCGGCACCCCGTCGTAGTTGTACGGCCGCCGCAGGATCTTGTACCGGTCGT
Proteins encoded:
- a CDS encoding DoxX family membrane protein translates to MTTTQHTSHRSIERPLERAELPGAMLTTTAARAMAVLRISTGFVFLWAFLDKTFGFGFATPAERAWVNGGSPTKGFLSSVEVGPLQSFFHSIAGTWWADTLFMTGLGAIGIALIAGIGLRVAAASGALMMVFMWLAEFPLDRVTASGEPAHATNPLVDYHIVYAVVLVALAAAYAGHTWGLGRLWAKLPFVQRNRWMI
- a CDS encoding sugar-binding domain-containing protein — translated: MRLPTGRRALRSAGIGQPALGQVPEGSHQAAAEEDVVGTKPRAAYSDDQVRLVAKVARMYHERNMRQTSIADELHISQARVSRLLKRATEIGIVRTIVSLPAGVHTDLEEAVEQQYDLHEAVVVDASSVDDLLPALGAAAADYLETTLTGGDRVGISSWSATLLAAVERMRPSRARVVDQVVQIVGGVGNPRVQVRANLLMSRFAAMTGAEPLFMPAPAMLGTEAAREALLRDPTVAEVLQTWPKLTMALVGIGSLEPSPLLLESGNALAEPDQAALRAGGAVGDVCLRFYDAVGQAVHTPLSDRILGISPTELQTIPRRVAVAGGRNKLAAIRGALLGKHVNVLITDLTVAQLLVDTPDRPTSR
- a CDS encoding DUF5980 family protein, with product MHEGRRTGCVPGSGVGGRPRSHHRRRLIVRLTRSVKVALAVATGLALTLAISPSTASAAVGTGSAAPAAGTSQATWHLSDYEQRVCLPAGESNFTYFVGFVAGSWSSPLHVDMHGLPEGTDYGLPHPIAPGRRSAPAADRLSLPCSAGVPFPPGRNAGVSTEGIR
- a CDS encoding IS3 family transposase (programmed frameshift), whose product is MARISSYTPEFREEAVQLVLQSNKPVSQVAREIDVHPETLRSWVRQYRRENSGAQDSPPIGVDERARLKELERRNRELEMENSFLKKAAGVLREGPSVTSLYEFIETMRLDTAKYAYPVDFMCEQLGVSRSGYYEWRTRPDSATATRRAHLRSTIEEVFAASDGTYGHRRVHAQLRRQGVSAGPELVRQLMRELGLVPCQPRPRRWGLTQSSSGTVPDLVGREFTADAPGEKLVGDITYIPTGEGWLYLATVIDCCTKEVIGYAMDDHYQTPLISRAIRNAARNRELRKNAIFHSDRGSNYMSDDYGRTLRDLRLRRSAGRTGICFDNAMAESFFGALKNERVSRVKYPTREAARRDVTAYIEFWYNRQRLHSAVGYRPPREVHAEFENLQIAA
- a CDS encoding TIM barrel protein, encoding MVDLNYPFTAGVGLSEVKDALAEAGLAAIGITPEIYLRRFSKGAFTNPDPAVRSTALDLMHEAAGVVRELGADYVKIWPGQDGWDYPFQVDHRQLWALAVDGMRELAGAHPDLKFAIEYKPREPRVHMTWDSAARSLLGIQQIGLDNVGVLLDFGHSLYGGESPADAAQLLIDHGRLYGMDVNDNLRGWDDDLVVGTVHLTEIFEFFYTLRVNNWEGVWQLDQFPFREDSVAAARLSIRFLKAVHRGLDLLDIQALREAQHRQDALTAQRLVQDALLRSMAVDR
- a CDS encoding transketolase C-terminal domain-containing protein, whose translation is MTTDQVLHDCRDAYAATLVELAATDPRIVAVVNDSVGSSKLSEFGSRFPDRLINVGIAEQDMVGVAAGLANGGKIPFVSAASCFLTARALEQIKVDAAYSNHNLNLCGMSPGMAYGELGPTHHSIEDLAWLRAIPNLTVIVPSDPAETGQAVRWAAGHPGPVFIRVSRMGVAAVNAENYRFVAGQAVRLREGTDVTIIANGTVVSAAMEAAGLLSRLDIEARVLSMPTVKPLDVDAVVAAARDTGAIVTVEEALTTGGLGGAVAETVVQHHPVPVRFVGVPGVFAPTGSARWLLEHFGISPAGIVDAAHRALRR
- a CDS encoding transketolase; its protein translation is MNAAPVAAPDNSALPVLGRIGPGAGREAIIAHIREGARLIRRRDISMINAAGLGHVGGEFSVIDILATLYLHVLEISADRLDDPERDRLILSKGHAAGALYATLAAAGLLDPVALDTFLQPLSKLNGHPDRTKVRGVEANTGPLGHGLPIAVGTALAGKLDGSRRRTFVVLGDGELQEGSNWEAMMAAAHHRLERLTAIVDRNRLQQGARVADTNELEPLADKIRAFGWQPVEVDGHDHGALLDVLTRAPADGKPTFVIAHTVKGHPITFMSDEVAWHHKVPDADQVATALAELETE
- a CDS encoding cellulose binding domain-containing protein; amino-acid sequence: MRLAHHKRTRLSGLRRSALAATALVVASTATVAVATQASAAAGCRVNYNITSQWSGGFGATIDITNLGDPISGWTLQFTFPAGQTITQLWNGSVSQSGSNVTVRNASYNGNIPTNGTVSPGFNGAWTNNNPKPTSFTLNGTVCTGSTTPTTAPPTTAPPTTAPPTTAPPTTAPPTQTVFAINAGGSAFTSSDGTAFAADTGFSGGSTYTVSDSINGTTDDALFQSERYGNLSYSAAVPNGYYTVTLYFAEVYHTAAGLRSFDVLMEDTEQVSDLDIFARVGADTAYTTQSSVAVGDGTINIQFVSNVEN
- a CDS encoding nucleoside hydrolase-like domain-containing protein, which gives rise to MAAFTITPTNPKPGDTITVDATASFDLDGTITAYRTDYGNGTVKTGAVTTHQYSAAGTYTVTVTVTDNDGRTNSLAKSVSVRAASSKPRVINTTDLGADPDDLQSLVRMLVMANEVDLEGIIGSTSCWRPTQSSSNMNNLLNPRLNAYGQVLSNLQRHADGYPSLSYLQSISKLGQTGYGMDAVGSGRDTPGSELIIAAVDRDDPRPVWVNFWGGGNTLAQAVWKVQNTRSQAEVNRFISKLRVYDILGQDDAGAWLTKNYPNLVYIRAKNLVYSWQPSDGWLDSNVQNHGPLGAQYPDRQWATEGDTPAFLHQIANGLTDPDHVDWGGFGGRFGPAERSAVRGMSCSGRLDHEPSFDPYYMYTDASEGGSSINRWSTAIHNDFAARMDWSITSSYSGANHHPIAVLNGDTTKDVLEMPASAGSSVNLSAAGSSDPDGNSLAYTWSYYDEPSSYNGSVSISNSSGTSATVQIPSNAGGQSIHIILQVRDNGSPNLYSFRRMVINVR